Proteins co-encoded in one Gehongia tenuis genomic window:
- the nusB gene encoding transcription antitermination factor NusB: MARKAARDAAMRYVYQWALGGNADPEAFLSSLDLKLSEKDYLFFEETVIGVVNHLPELDKLIEENCVGWKFDRLAKVDVAILRVALLEILYREDIPEGVSINEAVELAKVYGDGNSYAFVNGILGNVVRREGEALRRVEPVVTDLPRPEEIMAADDVHE; this comes from the coding sequence ATGGCGAGGAAGGCTGCACGGGATGCGGCGATGCGGTATGTCTATCAATGGGCTTTGGGGGGGAACGCGGATCCTGAAGCCTTTTTGTCGTCGCTGGATCTGAAGTTGTCCGAAAAGGACTATCTCTTTTTTGAGGAAACCGTGATCGGAGTGGTCAATCATCTGCCAGAGCTGGACAAGCTGATCGAAGAAAACTGCGTGGGCTGGAAGTTTGATCGGCTGGCCAAAGTGGATGTGGCCATTCTGCGGGTGGCACTGTTAGAAATTCTGTACCGGGAGGATATTCCCGAAGGCGTATCCATCAATGAGGCGGTGGAACTGGCGAAGGTCTACGGGGACGGCAATTCCTATGCCTTTGTAAACGGCATTTTGGGCAACGTGGTGCGCAGGGAAGGCGAGGCCCTGAGACGGGTTGAACCGGTGGTGACCGACCTGCCCAGGCCCGAGGAAATCATGGCAGCGGATGATGTCCATGAGTAG
- the spoIIIAA gene encoding stage III sporulation protein AA: MKKYGWQKDLEIYWPDGLRSALGALTGKVAESLEEIRVRMGRPLMVYGGGRDYFISDGGDVSFLAAGAHVVSREEGARLMDALCGHSLYAVEDEMKQGFFTLPGGYRVGLAGKAVSEGGRVRNLTQISGFNIRIPRALEGCADGLMAYLALGSRPLSTLVIAPPQAGKTTLIRDVARQFSDGFGAFPGVKVSIVDERSEIASCAMGMPQNKVGLRSDVLDACPKSEGMMMALRSLSPRVLVCDEIGSSADCDAVREALYAGVAVVVTVHGDGLETVKIRPSLGRLIGEKGFDRYVVLSKSLGPGTVEEILDREGGRLLTRPFRGRGAA; encoded by the coding sequence ATGAAAAAATACGGATGGCAAAAGGACTTGGAGATTTACTGGCCCGACGGCCTGAGAAGCGCGCTTGGCGCTCTTACCGGCAAAGTGGCGGAGAGCCTTGAAGAAATCCGGGTTCGGATGGGACGGCCTCTCATGGTCTATGGCGGCGGCCGGGACTACTTTATATCGGACGGCGGAGATGTGAGTTTTCTTGCCGCCGGGGCCCATGTGGTGAGCCGGGAGGAAGGGGCGCGGCTGATGGACGCCCTGTGCGGCCACTCCCTCTATGCGGTGGAGGATGAAATGAAGCAGGGGTTTTTCACGCTGCCCGGCGGGTACCGGGTGGGGCTGGCGGGAAAGGCGGTGTCCGAGGGAGGCAGGGTGCGTAACCTGACCCAGATTTCCGGATTCAACATCCGCATTCCAAGGGCGCTTGAGGGCTGCGCCGATGGACTGATGGCCTATCTTGCTCTTGGCAGCCGGCCGCTCAGTACGCTGGTCATTGCACCGCCCCAGGCGGGCAAAACCACCCTCATCCGGGATGTGGCCCGGCAGTTCAGCGACGGGTTCGGCGCCTTTCCGGGCGTCAAGGTATCCATCGTGGACGAACGCTCGGAGATCGCATCCTGCGCTATGGGCATGCCCCAAAACAAAGTGGGGCTTCGCAGCGACGTACTGGACGCCTGCCCCAAATCGGAAGGGATGATGATGGCTCTGCGTTCCCTATCGCCGCGGGTCCTTGTGTGCGATGAAATCGGCTCCAGCGCCGACTGTGATGCAGTTCGAGAAGCCCTTTATGCCGGTGTGGCGGTGGTGGTGACGGTCCATGGCGATGGTCTTGAAACCGTAAAAATACGTCCTTCTCTGGGCAGGCTCATCGGGGAAAAGGGGTTTGACCGGTACGTGGTGCTTTCCAAAAGCCTTGGGCCGGGCACGGTGGAAGAAATTTTGGATCGAGAGGGCGGCCGTCTGCTGACCCGTCCTTTCCGCGGGCGGGGTGCCGCATGA
- a CDS encoding aminopeptidase P family protein has product MRREKIECLNGNGWDAVLVSKPASVLYLTGFGGEGMLLVRGRDLVMFTDSRFDEQAVQEIPDIPVVLWELTAKMDAVSAKVRELGIKKLGIEEHVLDYGTYQALTAGGGFECVPVGQAVDALRYAKDEEEIDNMQRAVRIAEKAFMQVLGIIRPGITERRVGAELEYAMRRLGGQGVSFDPIVASGPINGAIPHNQPTDRVLQRGDLVTMDFGCRLGGYCSDLTRTVAIGEPDPKLREIYQIVLDAQLKAIDALAAGKRGCDVDGVARRYIEQKGYGKYFGHGLGHSLGLEIHEDPRLSPRDETILKDGMAVTVEPGIYIPGLGGVRIEDDCIVKNGGCLDLVSAPKGWISL; this is encoded by the coding sequence TTGCGGCGTGAAAAGATTGAATGCCTGAATGGCAACGGCTGGGACGCTGTGCTCGTATCTAAGCCGGCCAGCGTGCTTTATTTGACTGGATTCGGCGGCGAAGGCATGCTGTTGGTGCGGGGCAGGGACCTGGTGATGTTCACCGATTCCCGTTTCGACGAGCAGGCCGTGCAGGAGATTCCGGATATTCCAGTGGTTCTATGGGAACTGACCGCGAAGATGGATGCGGTCTCGGCCAAGGTCCGGGAACTGGGCATCAAGAAGCTGGGCATCGAGGAGCACGTGCTCGACTATGGAACTTATCAGGCTCTCACCGCGGGCGGCGGCTTCGAATGTGTTCCCGTGGGACAGGCGGTAGACGCACTGCGTTACGCCAAAGATGAAGAGGAGATCGATAACATGCAGCGGGCTGTCCGCATTGCGGAGAAGGCCTTCATGCAGGTTTTGGGCATCATTCGGCCGGGCATCACCGAACGCCGGGTGGGCGCTGAGCTCGAATACGCCATGCGGCGGCTGGGCGGTCAGGGCGTATCCTTTGATCCTATCGTAGCCAGCGGCCCCATCAATGGCGCCATACCGCACAATCAGCCTACGGATCGCGTATTGCAGCGCGGCGATCTTGTAACCATGGATTTTGGTTGCCGGCTGGGCGGTTACTGCTCCGATTTAACGCGCACCGTGGCCATCGGCGAACCCGACCCGAAACTGAGGGAGATTTACCAGATCGTGCTGGATGCCCAGCTTAAAGCGATTGACGCACTTGCGGCGGGCAAACGCGGCTGTGACGTGGACGGTGTTGCAAGACGCTATATTGAACAAAAGGGCTACGGCAAATACTTCGGACATGGTCTTGGGCATAGTTTGGGTCTTGAAATTCATGAGGATCCACGGCTTTCGCCGAGGGACGAAACCATTCTAAAGGATGGAATGGCGGTCACGGTGGAACCGGGTATTTATATTCCGGGTTTGGGCGGCGTACGGATTGAGGACGACTGCATCGTCAAAAATGGCGGCTGTCTTGATTTGGTGAGCGCGCCCAAAGGTTGGATCAGTCTTTAA
- a CDS encoding CD1247 N-terminal domain-containing protein: MDRLQQRVARLKGMLDAVELDHRQDMVMRAIVDILDEMALSLAEVETVQSELEEYVQDLDDDLVALEEEMSGEASDGETEREPDETIEIECPHCKEHIRFEENAFLEADQVECPNCHHVIYTDED; encoded by the coding sequence ATGGATAGATTGCAGCAGCGCGTGGCACGCCTCAAGGGCATGTTGGACGCGGTGGAACTGGATCATCGCCAGGATATGGTCATGCGGGCCATCGTGGATATTCTGGATGAGATGGCGCTGTCCCTTGCCGAAGTGGAGACCGTACAATCCGAGCTTGAGGAATACGTCCAGGATTTGGATGATGATCTCGTGGCTTTGGAGGAAGAAATGAGCGGTGAGGCGTCGGATGGCGAGACCGAAAGGGAGCCGGACGAGACCATCGAAATTGAGTGTCCCCACTGCAAGGAGCATATCCGCTTCGAAGAGAATGCTTTTCTGGAAGCGGATCAGGTGGAATGCCCAAACTGCCATCATGTGATCTATACCGACGAAGATTGA
- a CDS encoding Kae1-like domain-containing protein — translation MSRTVLGLDTSCYTTSVALVDEHGRMEQKRRLLSVPQGERGLMQSKGVFQHIQRLPELMEALLKGQEEIAAVAASTRPRPVEGSYMPVFTASESVGRSLAAALRVPFYATSHQQGHIRAGMANNPMPERFLAVHLSGGTTEVLLVEGDELQITLLGGDADLHAGQMVDRVGVAVGCEFPAGPAMEALARECAGEGVVLPSSVRGFSVSFSGAESQAQRFLEAGESPERVAKGVLMCIARSLTKLLAHAVKETGISDVLLVGGVAQNLLIQHELTARLAKMRIPVKLRFADKSLSGDNAVGVALIGLAALQKEESHECTNH, via the coding sequence ATGAGTAGGACCGTTTTGGGACTGGACACCAGCTGTTACACCACATCGGTGGCTCTTGTGGATGAACATGGCCGGATGGAACAGAAAAGACGCCTTTTGAGCGTACCCCAGGGCGAACGGGGGCTCATGCAAAGCAAAGGCGTCTTTCAGCATATACAGCGGCTCCCCGAACTGATGGAGGCGCTGCTGAAAGGACAGGAAGAGATCGCTGCCGTTGCGGCCAGCACCCGTCCCAGGCCCGTGGAAGGCTCGTATATGCCGGTTTTTACGGCGAGCGAGAGCGTGGGAAGAAGCCTCGCTGCCGCCTTGAGGGTGCCTTTCTATGCCACCAGCCATCAGCAGGGCCATATTCGGGCGGGCATGGCAAACAATCCCATGCCTGAGCGTTTTCTGGCCGTTCACCTCTCCGGCGGCACCACCGAGGTGCTTTTGGTGGAAGGGGATGAGCTGCAAATCACTCTCCTGGGCGGCGATGCCGATCTCCATGCGGGGCAGATGGTGGACCGAGTGGGTGTCGCAGTTGGCTGCGAATTCCCGGCAGGGCCGGCCATGGAAGCTCTGGCAAGGGAATGCGCCGGCGAGGGTGTGGTGCTGCCTTCTTCGGTTCGGGGATTTTCTGTGAGCTTTTCCGGGGCTGAATCCCAGGCCCAGCGTTTTTTGGAAGCGGGAGAGAGCCCGGAGCGGGTAGCGAAGGGCGTTCTCATGTGCATTGCCCGCAGTCTTACCAAGCTTTTGGCTCATGCGGTGAAGGAGACGGGCATAAGCGATGTGCTGCTGGTGGGCGGCGTGGCCCAAAATCTTTTGATCCAGCATGAACTTACCGCTCGGCTGGCGAAAATGAGAATTCCGGTAAAGCTCCGCTTTGCCGATAAATCTTTATCCGGTGACAACGCCGTGGGGGTTGCCCTTATTGGGCTTGCGGCTTTACAGAAGGAGGAATCACATGAGTGCACAAATCATTGA
- a CDS encoding TIM barrel protein produces MIRFGPAGNSQSFYNEGFKHTKQAAAWLKERGLNAFEYSFGRGVRLKEETGRDIAAEFDASGIAMSVHAPYYINFCTDDPEKREASINFLLQAMRAGTYLNAKRTVFHPGSCSKMDRETAKGYAMEAFKEALERIKAEGLMGLPCPETMGKINQFGTLDEVLELCTLREDLVPTIDFGHLDARGIGAIKGRAEYEAILDAIENKLGRDRLRMMHVHFSKIEHTKAGEKRHVTFADEGFTPDFLPLAELVAERDLTPVIICESAGTQAEDALAMKEMYESFR; encoded by the coding sequence ATGATCCGATTTGGTCCGGCTGGCAACAGCCAGTCCTTTTACAATGAGGGATTCAAGCACACCAAACAGGCGGCGGCCTGGCTGAAGGAACGGGGACTCAATGCCTTTGAGTACAGTTTTGGCCGGGGAGTCCGGCTGAAGGAGGAAACGGGGCGGGATATCGCGGCCGAATTTGACGCCAGCGGTATTGCCATGAGCGTTCATGCGCCTTATTACATCAATTTTTGTACCGATGACCCTGAGAAGCGCGAAGCTTCCATCAACTTTTTGCTTCAGGCTATGCGGGCGGGCACCTATTTGAATGCCAAGCGGACCGTATTCCATCCGGGGTCCTGCTCCAAAATGGATCGAGAGACCGCAAAGGGTTATGCCATGGAAGCCTTCAAGGAGGCGCTGGAGCGCATCAAAGCTGAGGGGCTCATGGGGCTGCCCTGTCCGGAGACCATGGGTAAAATCAATCAGTTTGGCACGCTGGATGAGGTATTGGAGCTGTGCACGCTGCGGGAGGATCTGGTGCCCACCATCGATTTTGGACACCTGGATGCCCGCGGCATCGGCGCGATCAAGGGACGAGCCGAATACGAGGCGATTTTGGACGCCATTGAAAACAAGCTTGGCCGTGACCGGCTGCGGATGATGCATGTGCATTTCTCTAAAATTGAGCACACCAAAGCCGGGGAAAAACGTCATGTGACCTTCGCTGATGAAGGATTTACACCGGATTTTCTGCCCCTTGCCGAACTTGTGGCCGAGCGGGATTTAACGCCGGTGATCATCTGCGAGTCGGCGGGGACGCAGGCCGAGGACGCGCTGGCTATGAAAGAAATGTACGAATCCTTCCGTTAA
- the spoIIIAC gene encoding stage III sporulation protein AC, whose amino-acid sequence MSIDLVFKIAAIGILISVLNQVLTRAGREEMAMMTSLAGLVIVLLMVIDLISQLFTTVKSIFQLY is encoded by the coding sequence ATGAGTATCGATTTGGTCTTTAAGATCGCCGCTATTGGTATTTTGATCTCGGTGCTGAACCAGGTGTTGACGCGGGCGGGCCGGGAGGAAATGGCCATGATGACATCCCTGGCGGGCCTTGTGATCGTGCTGCTCATGGTCATTGACCTTATAAGCCAGCTCTTTACCACCGTCAAATCCATCTTTCAGCTCTATTGA
- the spoIIIAE gene encoding stage III sporulation protein AE produces MKRWCMAGFIFLAVLVVLGAAPASAEPADSPAPGLAEGIEDQLNEWDTNQWDGFTSGLSEEGRAFLEGKSIGEWIAQFAAGGYAFNIEDWLNMLLQFFLGQLTGSMGIMVQILAVVFISAILQQLEGNLSKSVGQIAQFACYGVTVILMMSCLASLMGETRDAVHQMTSLMQAMFPVMLAMLSAMGSFSTAGVFQPATAFLTSGIGSLVENFILPLVFLAAVLSVIGNFTDKIRLDKLSGLVKNVSQWSIGIILTVFLGILALQGMGASTFDGISFRTAKYTVNTMIPMVGGMFSDTLETVLGCSLLVKNAIGLVGLILLGLFALAPVVKIVAVIFMLKICSALAQPIADDRTVRCLHEFSSVLVLLVIAVLVVSLMFFLAMCLLINAGNTAVMMR; encoded by the coding sequence ATGAAGCGCTGGTGTATGGCCGGGTTCATATTCTTGGCAGTACTGGTGGTCCTGGGTGCGGCGCCGGCATCAGCCGAACCCGCTGACAGCCCCGCGCCGGGTCTTGCCGAAGGGATAGAGGATCAGCTGAACGAATGGGACACAAACCAATGGGATGGTTTTACCAGCGGTCTATCCGAAGAAGGCAGGGCTTTTTTGGAAGGCAAAAGCATTGGTGAATGGATCGCCCAGTTCGCCGCTGGAGGATATGCCTTTAATATTGAGGACTGGCTTAACATGCTGCTCCAATTCTTTCTTGGCCAGCTTACGGGCAGTATGGGCATCATGGTACAGATTCTGGCGGTGGTGTTCATCTCCGCCATATTGCAGCAGCTGGAGGGGAATCTCTCCAAATCAGTGGGCCAGATCGCCCAGTTCGCCTGCTATGGCGTGACCGTCATTCTCATGATGTCCTGTCTTGCGAGCCTCATGGGTGAGACCCGGGATGCGGTCCATCAGATGACCTCGCTTATGCAGGCCATGTTTCCCGTCATGCTGGCTATGCTCTCGGCTATGGGCAGCTTCTCCACGGCGGGGGTATTCCAGCCGGCCACCGCTTTTTTGACCAGCGGGATCGGATCCCTGGTGGAAAATTTTATTCTGCCGCTGGTGTTCCTGGCGGCGGTGCTGTCGGTGATTGGAAACTTCACCGACAAAATCCGCCTTGATAAGCTCTCAGGCCTTGTAAAAAACGTGTCCCAATGGAGTATCGGCATCATTCTGACCGTGTTCCTGGGTATTTTGGCGCTGCAGGGCATGGGGGCGTCCACCTTCGATGGGATCTCCTTTCGAACGGCCAAATATACGGTGAATACCATGATTCCCATGGTGGGCGGAATGTTTTCCGATACGCTGGAAACGGTTCTTGGCTGTTCGCTCCTGGTCAAAAATGCCATCGGTCTTGTGGGGCTCATTCTTCTTGGGCTCTTCGCTTTGGCGCCGGTGGTAAAGATTGTGGCCGTCATCTTCATGCTCAAGATCTGCTCCGCTTTGGCTCAACCCATTGCGGATGACAGGACGGTGCGGTGCCTGCACGAATTCTCCAGCGTTTTGGTGCTTTTGGTGATTGCGGTCTTGGTGGTGTCGCTGATGTTCTTTTTGGCCATGTGCCTTCTTATCAACGCCGGCAATACCGCTGTGATGATGAGGTGA
- a CDS encoding SpoIIIAH-like family protein — protein sequence MFSIKRKTIIMASLVVLLVVAGYLNVRFSDKTGDGTQASNTGTGNGGIVLSQTKDGDGSASVNANAGESGGDAASVSANYYANFKTERETSRNQQIEYLDGIIADSNTDAETLKQAQNQKLTLTQSMEKEVTVEGLLKAKGFEDVVVTIHEGSINVVVKDGDLTDAKVAQILDIVCRETKEAPENVKIIPKT from the coding sequence ATGTTTAGCATCAAGCGAAAGACCATCATCATGGCGTCCCTGGTCGTATTACTGGTTGTGGCGGGCTATTTGAACGTACGCTTCAGTGACAAAACCGGGGACGGCACCCAAGCATCGAATACGGGTACGGGCAACGGCGGAATTGTGCTGAGCCAGACCAAGGACGGGGACGGCAGCGCCAGTGTGAATGCAAACGCCGGTGAAAGCGGCGGGGATGCCGCTTCCGTTTCCGCCAATTACTACGCAAACTTTAAAACGGAGCGCGAGACCAGCCGCAACCAGCAGATTGAATACTTGGACGGCATCATTGCGGATTCGAATACCGATGCTGAAACCTTGAAGCAGGCACAGAACCAAAAGCTTACGCTGACCCAGTCCATGGAGAAGGAAGTGACCGTGGAGGGGCTGCTGAAAGCCAAAGGTTTTGAGGACGTGGTGGTAACCATCCACGAGGGATCCATCAACGTGGTGGTCAAGGATGGGGATCTAACCGATGCTAAAGTCGCCCAGATTTTGGATATCGTATGCCGCGAAACCAAGGAAGCTCCGGAAAATGTAAAGATTATTCCCAAAACATAA
- the amaP gene encoding alkaline shock response membrane anchor protein AmaP — MKMRIVDRILLTLLMLVVLALSVGLILLSVGAITVDGVGSTLAAMFNSNWVGSVIGCIVGVLLLAFAVKVLFVRARQSAYAPTVLIKATEIGTIRITLVALDQMVQNFAKSMPTVRNVKSTIISREDSASILLRVSVMPDAIVPEVTQNLQQGVKAHVEQHAGILVSDVQIVVETASVNPPRTGNNQPRVQ, encoded by the coding sequence ATGAAAATGCGTATTGTGGACCGCATTTTGCTTACGCTGCTCATGCTGGTCGTCCTGGCGCTCTCCGTCGGCCTGATTCTGCTTTCCGTCGGCGCAATTACTGTGGACGGCGTGGGCAGCACCCTGGCCGCCATGTTTAACAGCAACTGGGTGGGCAGTGTGATCGGCTGCATCGTGGGCGTGCTGCTCTTGGCCTTTGCGGTCAAGGTGCTTTTTGTGCGTGCACGGCAGAGCGCCTATGCGCCTACGGTCCTTATCAAGGCCACCGAGATTGGCACCATCCGCATCACGCTGGTGGCGCTCGATCAGATGGTGCAGAACTTTGCCAAGAGTATGCCCACCGTGCGTAACGTCAAATCCACCATTATCAGCCGGGAGGACAGCGCCTCCATCCTGCTTCGGGTTTCGGTGATGCCGGACGCCATCGTGCCGGAGGTTACCCAAAATCTTCAGCAGGGCGTCAAGGCCCATGTGGAGCAGCACGCGGGTATCCTCGTGTCCGATGTTCAGATCGTTGTGGAAACGGCATCGGTCAATCCGCCGCGCACCGGCAATAATCAGCCCCGGGTTCAATAG
- a CDS encoding stage III sporulation protein AB, with protein sequence MMLKLILCLAAVGTGTLIGIRAAKTYSCRLKLLMELRNGFAQLENSVVYGNLPLLDAFEAVKCGEYAGPIFREAAGNLRENRSMAVQNAFMAAFEFLPGKGYLDGEDMAVIAQFTEHLGSSGLSGQQKNFEFIQKQLGQRIEEARCRREKNQRMAKSLGVLGGMFVALMIL encoded by the coding sequence ATGATGCTGAAGCTTATTTTGTGCCTTGCCGCCGTTGGAACGGGGACGCTGATTGGAATCCGGGCCGCCAAAACCTACAGCTGCCGCCTGAAGCTTTTGATGGAACTCAGAAACGGCTTCGCCCAGCTGGAAAACTCGGTGGTTTATGGCAATCTGCCGCTGTTAGACGCCTTTGAAGCCGTGAAATGCGGTGAATATGCCGGGCCAATCTTCAGAGAGGCCGCGGGAAACCTTCGGGAGAATCGGTCCATGGCCGTGCAGAATGCCTTCATGGCGGCGTTCGAATTCCTGCCGGGGAAGGGATACCTGGACGGTGAGGATATGGCCGTGATTGCACAGTTCACCGAGCATCTGGGCTCCTCCGGGCTGTCCGGACAGCAAAAAAATTTTGAATTCATTCAAAAGCAGCTTGGCCAGCGGATCGAGGAAGCCCGATGCCGCCGGGAGAAAAATCAACGGATGGCCAAAAGCCTGGGGGTGCTGGGCGGCATGTTCGTGGCCCTCATGATCCTCTAG
- the spoIIIAD gene encoding stage III sporulation protein AD: MQIVSIAGLGVVAAILSITLRKDKPEMAMLLGVGAGAILLIAFLSMVSPVMDFLKDLAARANLQSEHLALLFKVVGVAYIAEFASQVCKDAGEGAIASKIEMGGKLVILVLCLPIMGSLFELIVGMLP, translated from the coding sequence ATGCAGATCGTATCGATCGCAGGGCTGGGCGTGGTGGCGGCCATCCTGTCCATCACCCTGCGCAAGGATAAGCCGGAGATGGCCATGCTCCTCGGCGTGGGTGCGGGGGCTATTCTGCTCATTGCCTTTTTATCCATGGTCTCCCCGGTCATGGACTTTTTGAAGGATTTAGCGGCCCGGGCAAACCTGCAAAGTGAACACCTCGCTCTGCTCTTCAAGGTGGTGGGCGTGGCTTATATTGCAGAATTTGCCTCCCAGGTATGCAAGGACGCGGGGGAGGGCGCCATTGCCAGCAAGATTGAGATGGGCGGCAAACTGGTTATTCTGGTGCTCTGCCTGCCCATTATGGGTTCCCTGTTCGAATTGATCGTGGGGATGCTGCCATGA
- the efp gene encoding elongation factor P, with protein MISAGDFRKGITIELDGQVFQIVDFQHVKPGKGAAFVRTKIKNIITGGVLERTFNPTEKVENAHIETKEMQYLYNDGNLYYFMDVDTYEQLPLNHEQVEDALPYVKENMNVKIRFFKGNAFSVEPPNFVELQIVETEPGFKGDTATGAIKPATLETGAKINVPLFVNQGDMIRVDTRTGEYMERV; from the coding sequence ATGATTTCTGCAGGCGATTTCAGAAAGGGTATCACCATTGAGCTGGACGGTCAGGTTTTTCAGATCGTGGATTTCCAGCATGTGAAGCCCGGCAAAGGTGCGGCTTTTGTGCGTACCAAGATCAAGAACATCATCACCGGCGGTGTGCTGGAGCGCACCTTTAACCCCACCGAAAAAGTGGAGAACGCCCACATTGAGACCAAAGAGATGCAGTATCTCTATAACGATGGCAATCTCTACTACTTCATGGATGTGGATACCTATGAGCAGCTCCCCCTCAACCATGAACAGGTGGAGGACGCTTTGCCCTACGTGAAGGAAAATATGAACGTCAAGATCCGCTTTTTCAAGGGTAACGCTTTTTCAGTGGAGCCCCCGAATTTTGTGGAGCTTCAGATCGTGGAGACGGAGCCCGGCTTCAAGGGCGATACCGCTACCGGCGCCATCAAGCCCGCTACGCTGGAAACCGGCGCTAAGATCAACGTGCCCCTTTTCGTCAATCAGGGCGATATGATCCGCGTGGACACCCGTACCGGCGAATACATGGAGCGTGTATAA
- a CDS encoding stage III sporulation protein AF, with amino-acid sequence MEFLRQWILTLVASVFVLTLVHVLLPEGSIKKYASLATGLVMMLAIFSPLAQLSRVDIRGTEVVPKSSAVRMDAAQSAEKLVLGLVASVPGFEAAGVRVEMDETSGRPRSVVVTGAAASEADAEKVRQNIALQLGIGWDEVVIR; translated from the coding sequence ATGGAATTTTTAAGACAATGGATTTTGACCCTGGTTGCGTCGGTCTTTGTGCTTACGCTGGTACACGTCCTGCTGCCGGAGGGGAGCATCAAGAAATACGCATCCCTGGCCACCGGCCTTGTGATGATGCTGGCGATTTTTTCCCCTTTAGCCCAGCTCTCCCGGGTGGACATCCGGGGCACCGAGGTGGTGCCCAAATCCAGTGCGGTCCGGATGGACGCTGCCCAAAGTGCCGAAAAGCTGGTTTTGGGGCTGGTGGCAAGCGTGCCCGGCTTTGAGGCGGCGGGAGTGCGGGTGGAGATGGATGAAACCAGCGGGCGGCCCAGAAGCGTGGTCGTCACCGGTGCCGCAGCCTCGGAAGCTGATGCGGAAAAAGTTCGACAAAACATTGCACTTCAATTAGGCATTGGATGGGATGAGGTTGTCATACGATAG
- a CDS encoding sigma-70 family RNA polymerase sigma factor produces the protein MSIRSAKKHKNEVSINDPIGTDKEGNEISLLEILGSDPEAIADEVELNVEGERLQKLVQKVLSKRERLVIELRYGLLQGEAKTQREIAALLGISRSYVSRIEKKAVLKLADAFTETLVH, from the coding sequence ATGAGCATCCGTTCGGCCAAGAAGCACAAGAACGAGGTTTCCATCAATGATCCCATCGGCACCGACAAGGAGGGCAATGAAATATCCCTCCTTGAAATCCTGGGTTCCGATCCGGAAGCCATTGCCGATGAAGTGGAACTCAATGTGGAGGGAGAACGGCTGCAAAAGCTGGTGCAGAAGGTGCTCAGCAAAAGGGAAAGGCTGGTCATTGAGCTGCGCTACGGCCTTCTTCAGGGCGAAGCCAAAACCCAGCGGGAGATCGCAGCTCTTCTTGGCATCTCCCGGTCCTATGTCAGCCGCATTGAAAAGAAGGCGGTTCTAAAGCTGGCCGATGCTTTCACCGAGACGCTGGTCCATTGA
- a CDS encoding DUF2273 domain-containing protein has product MKDTLLKILKEHRGKLIGGAAGLIFAVLVLLLGFWKSLFIALCVGVGVYLGSLGDDKGERMLKFLDRILPKGL; this is encoded by the coding sequence ATGAAAGATACACTTTTGAAGATCCTGAAGGAACATCGCGGCAAGCTGATCGGCGGCGCCGCAGGTCTTATTTTTGCCGTATTGGTGTTGCTTCTTGGATTCTGGAAATCGCTTTTTATCGCCCTTTGCGTGGGTGTGGGCGTATATTTGGGTTCCCTTGGGGACGACAAAGGGGAGCGGATGCTCAAGTTTCTGGACCGTATTCTGCCCAAGGGCTTATAA
- a CDS encoding Asp23/Gls24 family envelope stress response protein, with translation MTDQKPQTDIQIADVENKNGKIIFASDVIAIIAGLAATEVEGVAGMSGGLVSGMAELLGRKNLTKGVKVEVGNEETAVDLNMIFEYGYEIHTVAKNVQENVKRTIENMTGLRVVEVNVFVQGIYFEKEVKEPEPPRVK, from the coding sequence ATGACGGATCAAAAACCGCAAACGGATATCCAGATTGCAGATGTGGAAAATAAGAATGGCAAAATTATCTTTGCCAGTGACGTGATAGCGATCATTGCCGGCCTTGCCGCCACAGAGGTGGAGGGCGTTGCCGGTATGAGCGGCGGATTGGTCAGCGGCATGGCTGAATTGCTGGGCCGCAAGAATTTGACCAAGGGCGTTAAGGTGGAAGTTGGCAACGAGGAAACTGCCGTGGATTTGAACATGATCTTTGAATATGGTTATGAGATTCACACGGTTGCCAAAAACGTTCAGGAGAACGTGAAGCGGACCATCGAAAACATGACGGGACTGCGCGTGGTGGAAGTCAATGTTTTCGTCCAGGGCATTTACTTCGAGAAGGAAGTGAAGGAGCCTGAGCCGCCTCGGGTCAAATAA